The Pseudomonas oryzicola genomic sequence CCATGGCAGTGAGCATGATCACCGCCACCTTGTGCTCGGCCAGCAAGCGCTGGCACAGCACCAGGCCGCTATCGCCGGGCAGCATCACGTCGAGAATCACCAGGTCTGGCACGCGCCGTTCGACGGCCTGCCAGAGCGCTTTGCCGTCCCTGGCCACGTCAACCTCGTAACCGTGCTGGCGAAGGAACTTCTGTAGCAGGTCGAGTACTTCGACATCGTCGTCGACTATCAGCAAATGGCTCACGAACACCCACCAAAACAAGATTTCAAGCCGTACTTTAAGGCCATCCTGCGCTGGCCGTCATTTATTTCAACCCGGTAACAAAGTGTCGACGCCGAGACAATCCGGACATTCCCCGGCAAACAAAACTGCGCAGCATTGCCGCCAGTTCTTGCCAGGAAGACCCCTATGTCCCGTTCACCCTCCGCCTCCCGCTCAGCGCGCTCTACCGTACTGGTGCTGTCGCTGCTGGCCGCGGGAGGCTGCAGCCAACGCGCCCTTGCCACAGCCGCCTGCGGCAATGTCGCCTGTCAGGTCAGCGACCCGGCAGAACCTGCCAACCGTGCCGTATTCGCCTTCAACCGCAGCGTCGATGACTACCTGCTGGCCCCCATCGCCCGAGGCTATGAGGCGCTCCCCGGTTTCGCCCGGCAGGGCATGCACAACTTTGCCAGCAACTTCGCAGAGCCCAAGGTGTTCATCAACGATGTGCTGCAGGGCAACGGCGAGCGGGCGATGACCAGCCTCACGCGCTTCATGTTCAACACCACCCTGGGTGTGGCGGGACTGGTCTATGTATCGGGGCAAATGGGGTTGAGCCAGCACCGCTCCGACTTTGGCCAGACCTTCGGCGTCTGGGGCATCGCCAATGGTCCGATCGTCGAGCTGCCATTGCTGGGTTCACACAACTTGCGCGATGCCACCGGCACGCTACTGGGCATGGCGCTGGACCCGTTTGGCGGCAACAGCGATACCGTCGCCACACTGGGCAATGTCGCCACGGCGGGAGGCTTCGTCGACGCACGGGCCGCAGCCCTGCCACTGACCGACCTGCTGCGGACCTGGCCGGATTACTACGTCGCGCTGCGTGACTACACTGCGCAACGGCGCAGCATCCGGGTGGCAGAAGGCAAGGCCGGCGAGCCAGGCACATGGCAGGCAGATTGTGCCGGGGGTGCCCGTGAAAACTGATAGCCAGACCGCCGTGCTGTTGTTCAGGCGCCTGGAAGGCGCCGCCCGCCAGCCGCTGTTGCTGCATGAACTGGAAGCCCGCGTATCTGCCGATGGTCGCAGCCTGGTGCTGAGCCGCTATCGGGAACGCTTTACCGCCGAAGGCAAACCCTACCGCCACGAGGCTCACCGCAGCATACCGATCGCCACCTTGCTGCGCTGGATGGCCCGGCAGGGGCGATAAATCAGCAGAAGCGGATTTGCCAATGTCCGAAACGCGACAGGCGCTGCCTGTTCGGCGCGAGACAGGCAACCGTGGCGCTGGCTACCCTCTTCTGGCGTTGCCTTGCTCCCTTTCGACAGAAGAACTTTGCCCATGACGACACCCTCCGCCTCCATGGCCGCCACCACGCCTGCCGACCCACCTCAGGGCTTTCTGGTCCGCATCGTCGGCGCTGCCGCATTCGCCCATCTGCTCAACGACCTGATCCAGGCCGTATTGCCGTCGATCTACCCGATGCTCAAGAGCGATTTCGCACTGAGTTTCGCCCAGGTCGGCTGGATCGCCCTGGTCTACCAGGTGACCGCCTCGCTGCTGCAACCCTGGGTCGGCCTGTACACCGACAAGCATCCGCAACCCTACCTGCTGCCAGCCGGCATGCTGGTGACCCTGGTGGGCATCGCCCTGCTCGCCTTCGCCGGCAGCTATGCCATGCTGCTGGTGGCCGCCGCCGTGGTCGGCGTGGGCTCGGCCACCTTCCATCCGGAAGCCTCGCGGGTGGCGAGGATGGCCTCCGGCGGGCGCTTCGGCACTGCGCAATCGACCTTCCAGGTGGGCGGCAACACCGGCTCGGCCCTTGGCCCGCTGCTGACCGCCGCCATCGTCATCCCGCATGGCCAGCCTGCCATTGCCTGGTTCATGCTGGCGGCGGCGCTGGCGGTGTGGGTGCTGTGGCGGGTGACCGGCTGGACCATGAGCCACGGCCAGACCCGGCTCAAGACCTTCGCCGGCCAGCAGCCGCCCGGGCTGGCCCCTGGCGCCATGTGGCGCGCCGTTGGGGTAATCGCCGTGCTGATGTTCGCCAAGTTCGTCTATATCGCTTCGTTCACCAACTACTTCACCTTCTACCTGATCGAACATTTCGGCCTGAGCGTGCAACACAGCCAGCTGTACCTGTTCATATTTCTCGCAGCGGTGGCATTGGGCACCTTCGCTGGCGGCCCGGTAGGTGACCGGATCGGGCGCAAGGCGGTGATCTGGGTCTCGTTCCTTGGCGTGGCCCCCTTCGCCCTCGCCCTGCCCTATGCCAACCTGGCCTGGACGGCAGCCCTGGCGGTAGTCATCGGGCTGGTGATGTCCTCCGCCTTCGCCGCGCTGGTGGTCTATGCCCAGGAGGCTGTGCCGGGGCGGGTCGGCATGGTGTCCGGGGTAATGTTCGGCTTGATGTTCGGCATCAGCGGCATCGGTGCCGCCGGGCTCGGCGAGCTGGCCGACCGGCATGGCATCGAGTGGGTGTACCAGGCAATCGCGTTCTTGCCACTGCTGGGGCTGGCCACTGCGCTGCTGCCGGCAACCCGCTCGCAAGCCCGCCCCGCCCGCTGCTGTTAAAGTGGCTGGGCCGGGCAGCCTGAACACGAGGTAGAAATGCTCAAACCGCAGCATGAATTGCTGGTGGAGGTCGATGAATGGGCCTGGGAAGTGGGTAGCCGCGCAACCGACTACCCGACCGACTGGTTCATCGAGCCGCACAGCCATGCCAAGCATCAACTGATCTATGCCATCAAAGGCCTGATGATCGTCGAGTCCGGCAATGAACGCTGGACCGTGCCACCCAGCCGCGGGGTGTGGATGCCCTGCGGCCAGGTGCATGCAATACGCTGCGTGGGCGAGGTGAAGATGCGCAGTGTGTTCGTGCGCGCCGACACCGCCGTGCCACTGCCCGGGCAGAGCAAGGTCATCAGCATTTCGCCTTTGCTCAGCGAACTGATCAAGGCCTCGGTGGGCTTCTCGGCGCCGTTTGCCGATGACTCGCGCGAAGGCCGGGTGATGCGCCTGATCCTCGATGAGGTCTGCGTGCTGCCAACCCTGCCGTTGAAGCTGTCGCAACCCGCCGACAAGCGCCTGCGGGCAATCTGCTCGGCGTTGCACGAACGACCTTACGATAATGCCACCCTGGCCGACTGGGGCGTGCACTTGGGGGTGGACGAAAAGACCATCCAACGGCTGTTCCGCAAGGAAACCGGCATGACCTTCGGCCAGTGGCGTCAGCAGGCGCGGCTGATGCAGGCGCTGGAACGGATCGCCCTGGGCGAGCGGATCATCGATGTCGCGGTGGCGCTGGGCTACGACAGCCCAAGCGCCTTCGCCAGCATGTTCAAGCGCCAGTTCGGCACCACGCCCAGCCAGTTCTTCAGATGACCTGAAAAACAAACATTGCATGATCTCACGCAGCAACCTGCTCATGGCGTGTACAGTAGGCTCACAACAAAGCCCAGAAGGAGCCCGGCACATGACCGCGACGCTGTCCCCCCTGCAGATCGACTGCGATTTCGACTCCGGCAACATCCAGGTACTGGATGCCAGCAACCCGGCCCGGGTGCACCTGGCCATTCGCCCCGACACTCACAGCGGCCACTACCAGTGGTTCCACTTCAAGGTCAGCGGGCTGACGCCGGGCCAGGTCCATCGCTTCAGCCTCGACAACGCCTCCGGCTCGTCCTACAAGAACGCCTGGAGCGGTTACAACGCCGTTGCCTCCTATGACCAGCAAAGCTGGTTCCGCGTGCCCAGCCAGTTCGATGGCACGGCGTTGTCGTTCGAGGTAAAAGCCGAACAGCCGCAGATCTGGTTCGCTTACTTCGAACCCTACTCGCGCACCCGCCACAACCAGCTGATCGAACGTGCCCGGCAATTGCCAGGGGTCGAGCTGCTGGCCAGCGGCCGTAGCGTTCAGGGCCGTGACATTCCCCTGCTGCGTGCCGGCGATGGCGCCGCAGGCAAGCGCAAGTTGTGGCTGATTGCCCAGCAACACCCGGGCGAACACATGGCCGAATGGTTCATGGAAGGGGTGATCGACCGCCTGCAGGCCGACGACGCGATGATCCGCCAATTGCTGGCCAAGGCCGACCTGTACCTGATCCCCAACATGAACCCCGACGGCGCCTTCCATGGCCACCTGCGCACCAACTTCAAGGGCAAGGACCTCAACCGTGCCTGGCAGGACGCCAGTGTCGAGTTCAGCCCCGAGGTGTTCTTCGCCCAGGCGCAGATGAAGCAGTACGGTGTGGATGCGTTCATCGACGTGCATGGCGACGAAGAGATTCCCCATGTGTTCACCGCGGCCTGCGAAGGCAACCCGGGCTATACGCCGCGGCTGGCGCAGCTGGAAACGCAGTTCCGCAACACCCTGTGCAGCCTGACCCGTGACTTCCAGACCGTGCACGGCTACACCCGCGACGAGCCGGGGCAGGCCAACACGACACTGGCCTGCAACGCCGTGGGTATGGCGCATGACTGCCTGTCGCTGACGCTGGAAATGCCCTTCAAGGACCATGACGACGCGCCCGACCCGATCACCGGGTGGTCGGGGGCACGTTCGAAGGCACTGGCCGGGGCGGTGCTGGAGACCCTGGCGCAGATGGTGGACGATTTGCGTTGAGCCCCGCGGCGTTTGAGCTGACCTCAAGTTGACTCCATACCTGGGGGCTTCAGCCGCGAACACCGGCAAAGCCGGTGCCATCCACGGCACCTGCTTCGCGGGCACGCCGCTCCCACTGCGACATGTGCTCGGGTTCGTTCAGAACTGCACATCCAGGATCACACTGTCGGCATAACTCCCAGCCGGCGGTGTGGCCTGGTCGGTATAGACCCTGGCGTTGTAGTTGAACACCTGGCTACCGGTACCAGTCCCCACTCCGGGGTTCACATCGGCATCGCTACTGGCCCGCCGCGCAGCCCCCACCGAGCCCCAGCGCTGCACCCCGGC encodes the following:
- a CDS encoding MlaA family lipoprotein is translated as MSRSPSASRSARSTVLVLSLLAAGGCSQRALATAACGNVACQVSDPAEPANRAVFAFNRSVDDYLLAPIARGYEALPGFARQGMHNFASNFAEPKVFINDVLQGNGERAMTSLTRFMFNTTLGVAGLVYVSGQMGLSQHRSDFGQTFGVWGIANGPIVELPLLGSHNLRDATGTLLGMALDPFGGNSDTVATLGNVATAGGFVDARAAALPLTDLLRTWPDYYVALRDYTAQRRSIRVAEGKAGEPGTWQADCAGGAREN
- a CDS encoding MFS transporter, yielding MTTPSASMAATTPADPPQGFLVRIVGAAAFAHLLNDLIQAVLPSIYPMLKSDFALSFAQVGWIALVYQVTASLLQPWVGLYTDKHPQPYLLPAGMLVTLVGIALLAFAGSYAMLLVAAAVVGVGSATFHPEASRVARMASGGRFGTAQSTFQVGGNTGSALGPLLTAAIVIPHGQPAIAWFMLAAALAVWVLWRVTGWTMSHGQTRLKTFAGQQPPGLAPGAMWRAVGVIAVLMFAKFVYIASFTNYFTFYLIEHFGLSVQHSQLYLFIFLAAVALGTFAGGPVGDRIGRKAVIWVSFLGVAPFALALPYANLAWTAALAVVIGLVMSSAFAALVVYAQEAVPGRVGMVSGVMFGLMFGISGIGAAGLGELADRHGIEWVYQAIAFLPLLGLATALLPATRSQARPARCC
- a CDS encoding AraC family transcriptional regulator — encoded protein: MLKPQHELLVEVDEWAWEVGSRATDYPTDWFIEPHSHAKHQLIYAIKGLMIVESGNERWTVPPSRGVWMPCGQVHAIRCVGEVKMRSVFVRADTAVPLPGQSKVISISPLLSELIKASVGFSAPFADDSREGRVMRLILDEVCVLPTLPLKLSQPADKRLRAICSALHERPYDNATLADWGVHLGVDEKTIQRLFRKETGMTFGQWRQQARLMQALERIALGERIIDVAVALGYDSPSAFASMFKRQFGTTPSQFFR
- a CDS encoding M14 family metallopeptidase; translation: MTATLSPLQIDCDFDSGNIQVLDASNPARVHLAIRPDTHSGHYQWFHFKVSGLTPGQVHRFSLDNASGSSYKNAWSGYNAVASYDQQSWFRVPSQFDGTALSFEVKAEQPQIWFAYFEPYSRTRHNQLIERARQLPGVELLASGRSVQGRDIPLLRAGDGAAGKRKLWLIAQQHPGEHMAEWFMEGVIDRLQADDAMIRQLLAKADLYLIPNMNPDGAFHGHLRTNFKGKDLNRAWQDASVEFSPEVFFAQAQMKQYGVDAFIDVHGDEEIPHVFTAACEGNPGYTPRLAQLETQFRNTLCSLTRDFQTVHGYTRDEPGQANTTLACNAVGMAHDCLSLTLEMPFKDHDDAPDPITGWSGARSKALAGAVLETLAQMVDDLR